The following are encoded in a window of Microcaecilia unicolor chromosome 14, aMicUni1.1, whole genome shotgun sequence genomic DNA:
- the CGN gene encoding cingulin isoform X4 has translation MGLKFLETEKNLQRQYMDRSVNGAMAEKQNQLDYGVQIRFIDDLKETARLQKARSRPSKPSSYGVAVRVQGIAGQPFVVLNSGEKGESSYGVQIRSDNKYGGSLAGTQAAAPLPSDPSDAFPQYKKAPSSHSSDSEIPDNPYAASKDSQRYTQSISQYSTSDEDSKKACRTQTKEAGRGSSQKSNGTPSSQGERSRAREELWRSYSQGSLLQPDLEDDRERKHGERSALPASDATRSSSVTNLTSKARLNNDQPIDSVSGLRSVVKQQSTSVDIDTKPLSSVDSLINKFDVTGQPRGRTARRSRICPDERKRSQSLDSRVSYSDTVESRELPPAFWVDSQGLSDVGSLNRPYKRDCPELSISRSRMTQEWVNQGHKKPQIESRTQKLQAELQLKSTPDLLKDQTAGSSENMKELIYSILKDGTADSESSVKRKSSLVFEKLQPFMQHIRMEPGKVQPWVGTHNLEIELEERVEECSRLKEAFQRKQKELNDISQELVELRMDKEHGETKMRALETEFLDLQEELAVLRKSSGNSAERDSLLKELQETQEELEEALSQKRKQEELLRQRERELTALKGALKEEVANHDKELDRVRQHYQKDMEQLQKSLDNVSQDQEGLESERQKINSVIRKLQRELEESSEEIGHWKELFQKNKEELRAAKQQLMQVKLEKEECEDELRELQERFSVVQMDHSKTGAVERAETEALRTERAQVQEDLKQLRLDWQRQEELLQQRERELGVLKGALKEEVSGRDREKERLQQSFQRDLQQLKKSYDETSRVKGVIEGEKEAAEQMRKVIECTLKETQEENDDLRRKVLNLEGQLKELMAFSEDLQDTEARLKEKIAKLEIERKRMEQSLGEATDQEQELAIVKRSLEGRLEEAQRNLNKLSVEYQELKDSYQEELRQKEQLKRMKSELEEQKRLLDKTIEKLTRELDHISDESRGSLFQLQSQLEEYKDKSRREIGESQKQMKERAVEVEQMQQSMTRLQEEVQRLKQALQDSQVEKENAVLDKELLSQRLQALGQEMESKKRSRDDWSRQVKGLEDKVKHLEVELDEEKSTGELLTDRINRSRDQMEQLRAELMQERASRQDLECDKIALERQSKELKNRLASAEGLPKQSANVSQLEARLQEMQDKLQAEEREKNTLLSAQRKLERKVKEVTIQLDDERLQVTDQKDQLNLRVKALKRQVDEAEEEIERLEGLRKKTLRELEEQQEVNEQLQSRIKTLEKDVWRKNTRVRPNSSLKDDDLSSDGEFDGSYDPSSITSLLTDSKLQTSSC, from the exons aATCTGCAGCGCCAGTACATGGACAGGAGTGTGAATGGGGCAATGGCGGAGAAGCAGAACCAGCTGGACTATGGTGTGCAAATCCGTTTTATCGATGATCTGAAAGAGACAGCGAGGCTTCAGAAGGCCCGGAGCAGACCATCCAAACCCAGCTCCTATGGGGTAGCTGTCCGGGTCCAGGGTATTGCTGGGCAGCCATTTGTAGTGCTGAACAGTGGTGAGAAGGGGGAGTCCTCATATGGGGTCCAGATCAGATCGGATAACAAATATGGAGGGTCGCTTGCGGGCACCCAGGCTGCTGCACCTCTCCCCTCTGATCCAAGTGATGCGTTTCCTCAGTACAAAAAGGCCCCGAGCTCGCACAGCTCCGACTCTGAGATCCCTGACAACCCATACGCGGCCAGCAAGGACTCCCAGCGCTACACACAGAGCATCTCTCAGTACAGCACTTCCGATGAAGATTCCAAAAAGGCTTGCAGGACCCAGACAAAGGAGGCTGGCAGGGGATCATCTCAAAAGAGCAATGGTACCCCATCCTCTCAGGGAGAGCGCTCTAGGGCCAGGGAGGAACTGTGGCGATCCTACTCTCAGGGCTCTCTGCTTCAGCCAGACCTGGAAGATGACCGTGAACGGAAGCATGGGGAACGCTCTGCCCTGCCCGCCAGCGATGCCACCAGGAGCAGCAGTGTTACAAATCTTACCAGCAAGGCAAGACTGAACAATGATCAGCCCATCGACAGTGTATCAGGGTTGAGATCTGTGGTGAAGCAGCAGTCCACGTCAGTTGACATTGACACAAAGCCATTATCCTCTGTGGACTCCCTGATCAACAAGTTTGATGTGACAGGGCAACCACGAGGCCGGACTGCCAGGAGAAGCCGGATCTGTCCAGACGAGAGGAAACGGTCACAAAGCCTTGACAGCCGGGTGTCCTATAGTGACACTGTAGAGTCCAGGGAGCTCCCTCCGGCTTTTTGGGTGGATTCCCAAGGACTGAGTGATGTCGGCAGCCTGAACAGACCTTACAAGAGAGACTGTCCAGAGCTGTCAATCAGCAGGTCCAGAATGACCCAAGAGTGGGTGAATCAGGGCCACAAGAAGCCCCAGATTGAAAGCCGGACACAGAAGCTGCAGGCAGAACTGCAG CTGAAATCGACCCCAGACCTCCTGAAGGACCAGACAGCAGGCAGCAGTGAGAACATGAAGGAGCTGATATACAGTATTCTGAAAGACGG GACAGCAGACAGTGAAAGCTCTGTGAAAAGGAAAAGCAGTCTGGTGTTTGAGAAGCTCCAGCCCTTCAtg CAGCACATCAGAATGGAACCTGGCAAAGTCCAGCCTTGGGTTGGCACACACAACCTGGAGATTGAGCTAgaagagagagtggaggagtgcagTCGCCTGAAGGAGGCCTTTCAGAGGAAGCAGAAGGAGCTGAACGACATCTCGCAGGA ACTGGTGGAGCTGAGGATGGATAAGGAGCATGGAGAAACCAAAATGAGGGCTTTAGAGACTGAGTTTCTGGACCtgcaggaggagctggctgtTCTACGGAAGTCATCGGGAAACTCTGCAGAGAGAGACTCACTCTTGAAG GAGTTGCAGGAAACCCAGGAGGAGCTGGAAGAGGCCTTGTCCCAGAAACGGAAGCAGGAGGAGCTGCTGcgtcagagagagagggagctgaCGGCACTTAAGGGTGCTCTGAAGGAGGAGGTGGCCAACCATGACAAGGAGCTGGACCGAGTGCGGCAGCACTACCAAAAAGACATGGAGCAGCTGCAGAAGAGCCTGGACAATGTGTCACAG GACCAGGAGGGCTTAGAATCTGAACGTCAGAAAATAAACTCTGTGATCAGAAAGCTGCAGCGGGAGTTGGAGGAAAGCAGCGAGGAGATCGGACACTGGAAAGAGCTCTTCCAGAAGAACAAGGAGGAGCTGCGTGCCGCCAAGCAACA GCTGATGCAGGTGAAGCTGGAGAAGGAGGAATGTGAGGATGAGCTCCGTGAGCTGCAGGAGAGGTTCTCTGTAGTGCAGATGGATCACTCTAAGACTGGTGCCGTGGAGAGAGCAGAGACAGAGGCCTTGAGAACA GAACGTGCACAGGTGCAGGAGGATTTGAAGCAGCTGAGACTGGATTGGCAGCGACAGGAGGAGCTGCTGCAGCAACGGGAACGGGAGCTGGGGGTGCTGAAGGGGGCGCTGAAAGAGGAGGTGAGCGGTCGGGACCGAGAGAAGGAGCGGCTCCAGCAGAGCTTCCAGAGAGACCTGCAGCAGCTGAAGAAAAGCTATGACGAGACCTCCAGG GTAAAGGGAGTAATAGAGGGTGAGAAAGAGGCAGCAGAGCAGATGAGGAAAGTGATTGAATGTACCCTGAAGGAGACTCAGGAGGAGAATGATGACCTGAGGAGGAAGGTCCTAAACCTGGAGGGACAGCTGAAGGAGCTGATGGCTTTCTCTGAGGATCTGCAGGACACCGAAGCCCGGCTGAAGGAGAAAATAGCTAAGCTGGAG ATAGAGCGGAAGCGCATGGAGCAGTCACTGGGAGAAGCCACTGACCAAGAGCAGGAGCTGGCTATAGTGAAGAGGTCCTTGGAGGGCCGGCTGGAGGAAGCGCAGAGGAATCTGAACAAGCTGTCTGTGGAGTACCAGGAGCTGAAGGACAGCTACCaggaggagctgagacagaaggagcAGCTGAAGAGGATGAAGAGCGAGCTAGAGGAGCAGAAACGTTTGTTAGATAAAACCATTGAGAAGCTCACGCGAGAG CTGGACCACATATCAGATGAGTCCCGCGGCTCCCTCTTTCAGCTCCAGTCCCAGCTGGAGGAATACAAAGATAAATCCCGTAGAGAAATCGGGGAGTCTCAGAAGCAGATGAAGGAACGGGCAGTGGAGGTGGAGCAGATGCAGCAGAGCATGACCCGGTTACAGGAGGAG GTACAGAGGCTGAAGCAGGCTCTCCAAGATAGTCAGGTGGAGAAAGAGAATGCTGTACTGGACAAGGAACTGCTCAGTCAGCGCCTGCAGGCCTTGGGACAAGAGATGGAATCCAAGAAGCGGTCTCGGGATGATTGGTCACGCCAGgtcaaggggctggag GACAAAGTGAAGCATCTGGAAGTTGAGCTGGATGAGGAGAAAAGCACAGGCGAGTTGCTGACAGATCGGATCAATAGAAGCCGAGATCAG ATGGAACAGCTGCGGGCAGAACTGATGCAGGAGCGGGCAAGCCGTCAGGACCTGGAGTGTGACAAGATAGCCCTGGAGAGGCAG AGCAAAGAGCTGAAGAACCGCCTGGCAAGCGCTGAGGGGCTGCCTAAGCAAAGTGCTAACGTATCTCAGCTGGAGGCCAGATTGCAAGAGATGCAGGACAAGCTACAGGCAGAGGAAAG GGAGAAAAACACTTTGCTGTCCGCACAGCGGAAGCTGGAGAGGAAGGTGAAAGAAGTGACCATCCAGTTAGATGATGAGAGGCTGCAGGTCACTGACCAGAAAGACCAG TTAAACCTGCGTGTGAAAGCGCTGAAGCGGCAGGTGGATGAAGCTGAAGAGGAAATTGAGCGCCTGGAAGGACTGCGCAAGAAGACTCTGCGGGAGTTGGAGGAGCAGCAGGAAGTGAATGAGCAGCTGCAAAGCCGAATCAAGACTCTGGAAAAGGACGTCTG GCGTAAGAACACACGTGTCAGGCCAAACTCCTCCTTGAAGGATGACGATCTGAGCTCAGATGGGGAGTTCGATGGCTCTTATGATCCAAGTTCAATCACATCGCTGCTGACAGACAGCAAGTTGCAGACCAGCTCCTGTTAG
- the CGN gene encoding cingulin isoform X3, producing MGLKFLETEKNLQRQYMDRSVNGAMAEKQNQLDYGVQIRFIDDLKETARLQKARSRPSKPSSYGVAVRVQGIAGQPFVVLNSGEKGESSYGVQIRSDNKYGGSLAGTQAAAPLPSDPSDAFPQYKKAPSSHSSDSEIPDNPYAASKDSQRYTQSISQYSTSDEDSKKACRTQTKEAGRGSSQKSNGTPSSQGERSRAREELWRSYSQGSLLQPDLEDDRERKHGERSALPASDATRSSSVTNLTSKARLNNDQPIDSVSGLRSVVKQQSTSVDIDTKPLSSVDSLINKFDVTGQPRGRTARRSRICPDERKRSQSLDSRVSYSDTVESRELPPAFWVDSQGLSDVGSLNRPYKRDCPELSISRSRMTQEWVNQGHKKPQIESRTQKLQAELQLKSTPDLLKDQTAGSSENMKELIYSILKDGTADSESSVKRKSSLVFEKLQPFMKNELEKRVAELQQQLDQETKHIRMEPGKVQPWVGTHNLEIELEERVEECSRLKEAFQRKQKELNDISQELVELRMDKEHGETKMRALETEFLDLQEELAVLRKSSGNSAERDSLLKELQETQEELEEALSQKRKQEELLRQRERELTALKGALKEEVANHDKELDRVRQHYQKDMEQLQKSLDNVSQDQEGLESERQKINSVIRKLQRELEESSEEIGHWKELFQKNKEELRAAKQQLMQVKLEKEECEDELRELQERFSVVQMDHSKTGAVERAETEALRTERAQVQEDLKQLRLDWQRQEELLQQRERELGVLKGALKEEVSGRDREKERLQQSFQRDLQQLKKSYDETSRVKGVIEGEKEAAEQMRKVIECTLKETQEENDDLRRKVLNLEGQLKELMAFSEDLQDTEARLKEKIAKLEIERKRMEQSLGEATDQEQELAIVKRSLEGRLEEAQRNLNKLSVEYQELKDSYQEELRQKEQLKRMKSELEEQKRLLDKTIEKLTRELDHISDESRGSLFQLQSQLEEYKDKSRREIGESQKQMKERAVEVEQMQQSMTRLQEEVQRLKQALQDSQVEKENAVLDKELLSQRLQALGQEMESKKRSRDDWSRQVKGLEDKVKHLEVELDEEKSTGELLTDRINRSRDQMEQLRAELMQERASRQDLECDKIALERQSKELKNRLASAEGLPKQSANVSQLEARLQEMQDKLQAEEREKNTLLSAQRKLERKVKEVTIQLDDERLQVTDQKDQLNLRVKALKRQVDEAEEEIERLEGLRKKTLRELEEQQEVNEQLQSRIKTLEKDVWRKNTRVRPNSSLKDDDLSSDGEFDGSYDPSSITSLLTDSKLQTSSC from the exons aATCTGCAGCGCCAGTACATGGACAGGAGTGTGAATGGGGCAATGGCGGAGAAGCAGAACCAGCTGGACTATGGTGTGCAAATCCGTTTTATCGATGATCTGAAAGAGACAGCGAGGCTTCAGAAGGCCCGGAGCAGACCATCCAAACCCAGCTCCTATGGGGTAGCTGTCCGGGTCCAGGGTATTGCTGGGCAGCCATTTGTAGTGCTGAACAGTGGTGAGAAGGGGGAGTCCTCATATGGGGTCCAGATCAGATCGGATAACAAATATGGAGGGTCGCTTGCGGGCACCCAGGCTGCTGCACCTCTCCCCTCTGATCCAAGTGATGCGTTTCCTCAGTACAAAAAGGCCCCGAGCTCGCACAGCTCCGACTCTGAGATCCCTGACAACCCATACGCGGCCAGCAAGGACTCCCAGCGCTACACACAGAGCATCTCTCAGTACAGCACTTCCGATGAAGATTCCAAAAAGGCTTGCAGGACCCAGACAAAGGAGGCTGGCAGGGGATCATCTCAAAAGAGCAATGGTACCCCATCCTCTCAGGGAGAGCGCTCTAGGGCCAGGGAGGAACTGTGGCGATCCTACTCTCAGGGCTCTCTGCTTCAGCCAGACCTGGAAGATGACCGTGAACGGAAGCATGGGGAACGCTCTGCCCTGCCCGCCAGCGATGCCACCAGGAGCAGCAGTGTTACAAATCTTACCAGCAAGGCAAGACTGAACAATGATCAGCCCATCGACAGTGTATCAGGGTTGAGATCTGTGGTGAAGCAGCAGTCCACGTCAGTTGACATTGACACAAAGCCATTATCCTCTGTGGACTCCCTGATCAACAAGTTTGATGTGACAGGGCAACCACGAGGCCGGACTGCCAGGAGAAGCCGGATCTGTCCAGACGAGAGGAAACGGTCACAAAGCCTTGACAGCCGGGTGTCCTATAGTGACACTGTAGAGTCCAGGGAGCTCCCTCCGGCTTTTTGGGTGGATTCCCAAGGACTGAGTGATGTCGGCAGCCTGAACAGACCTTACAAGAGAGACTGTCCAGAGCTGTCAATCAGCAGGTCCAGAATGACCCAAGAGTGGGTGAATCAGGGCCACAAGAAGCCCCAGATTGAAAGCCGGACACAGAAGCTGCAGGCAGAACTGCAG CTGAAATCGACCCCAGACCTCCTGAAGGACCAGACAGCAGGCAGCAGTGAGAACATGAAGGAGCTGATATACAGTATTCTGAAAGACGG GACAGCAGACAGTGAAAGCTCTGTGAAAAGGAAAAGCAGTCTGGTGTTTGAGAAGCTCCAGCCCTTCAtg AAGAATGAGCTGGAGAAGAGGGTGGCAGAGTTGCAGCAGCAGCTGGACCAGGAGACCAAG CACATCAGAATGGAACCTGGCAAAGTCCAGCCTTGGGTTGGCACACACAACCTGGAGATTGAGCTAgaagagagagtggaggagtgcagTCGCCTGAAGGAGGCCTTTCAGAGGAAGCAGAAGGAGCTGAACGACATCTCGCAGGA ACTGGTGGAGCTGAGGATGGATAAGGAGCATGGAGAAACCAAAATGAGGGCTTTAGAGACTGAGTTTCTGGACCtgcaggaggagctggctgtTCTACGGAAGTCATCGGGAAACTCTGCAGAGAGAGACTCACTCTTGAAG GAGTTGCAGGAAACCCAGGAGGAGCTGGAAGAGGCCTTGTCCCAGAAACGGAAGCAGGAGGAGCTGCTGcgtcagagagagagggagctgaCGGCACTTAAGGGTGCTCTGAAGGAGGAGGTGGCCAACCATGACAAGGAGCTGGACCGAGTGCGGCAGCACTACCAAAAAGACATGGAGCAGCTGCAGAAGAGCCTGGACAATGTGTCACAG GACCAGGAGGGCTTAGAATCTGAACGTCAGAAAATAAACTCTGTGATCAGAAAGCTGCAGCGGGAGTTGGAGGAAAGCAGCGAGGAGATCGGACACTGGAAAGAGCTCTTCCAGAAGAACAAGGAGGAGCTGCGTGCCGCCAAGCAACA GCTGATGCAGGTGAAGCTGGAGAAGGAGGAATGTGAGGATGAGCTCCGTGAGCTGCAGGAGAGGTTCTCTGTAGTGCAGATGGATCACTCTAAGACTGGTGCCGTGGAGAGAGCAGAGACAGAGGCCTTGAGAACA GAACGTGCACAGGTGCAGGAGGATTTGAAGCAGCTGAGACTGGATTGGCAGCGACAGGAGGAGCTGCTGCAGCAACGGGAACGGGAGCTGGGGGTGCTGAAGGGGGCGCTGAAAGAGGAGGTGAGCGGTCGGGACCGAGAGAAGGAGCGGCTCCAGCAGAGCTTCCAGAGAGACCTGCAGCAGCTGAAGAAAAGCTATGACGAGACCTCCAGG GTAAAGGGAGTAATAGAGGGTGAGAAAGAGGCAGCAGAGCAGATGAGGAAAGTGATTGAATGTACCCTGAAGGAGACTCAGGAGGAGAATGATGACCTGAGGAGGAAGGTCCTAAACCTGGAGGGACAGCTGAAGGAGCTGATGGCTTTCTCTGAGGATCTGCAGGACACCGAAGCCCGGCTGAAGGAGAAAATAGCTAAGCTGGAG ATAGAGCGGAAGCGCATGGAGCAGTCACTGGGAGAAGCCACTGACCAAGAGCAGGAGCTGGCTATAGTGAAGAGGTCCTTGGAGGGCCGGCTGGAGGAAGCGCAGAGGAATCTGAACAAGCTGTCTGTGGAGTACCAGGAGCTGAAGGACAGCTACCaggaggagctgagacagaaggagcAGCTGAAGAGGATGAAGAGCGAGCTAGAGGAGCAGAAACGTTTGTTAGATAAAACCATTGAGAAGCTCACGCGAGAG CTGGACCACATATCAGATGAGTCCCGCGGCTCCCTCTTTCAGCTCCAGTCCCAGCTGGAGGAATACAAAGATAAATCCCGTAGAGAAATCGGGGAGTCTCAGAAGCAGATGAAGGAACGGGCAGTGGAGGTGGAGCAGATGCAGCAGAGCATGACCCGGTTACAGGAGGAG GTACAGAGGCTGAAGCAGGCTCTCCAAGATAGTCAGGTGGAGAAAGAGAATGCTGTACTGGACAAGGAACTGCTCAGTCAGCGCCTGCAGGCCTTGGGACAAGAGATGGAATCCAAGAAGCGGTCTCGGGATGATTGGTCACGCCAGgtcaaggggctggag GACAAAGTGAAGCATCTGGAAGTTGAGCTGGATGAGGAGAAAAGCACAGGCGAGTTGCTGACAGATCGGATCAATAGAAGCCGAGATCAG ATGGAACAGCTGCGGGCAGAACTGATGCAGGAGCGGGCAAGCCGTCAGGACCTGGAGTGTGACAAGATAGCCCTGGAGAGGCAG AGCAAAGAGCTGAAGAACCGCCTGGCAAGCGCTGAGGGGCTGCCTAAGCAAAGTGCTAACGTATCTCAGCTGGAGGCCAGATTGCAAGAGATGCAGGACAAGCTACAGGCAGAGGAAAG GGAGAAAAACACTTTGCTGTCCGCACAGCGGAAGCTGGAGAGGAAGGTGAAAGAAGTGACCATCCAGTTAGATGATGAGAGGCTGCAGGTCACTGACCAGAAAGACCAG TTAAACCTGCGTGTGAAAGCGCTGAAGCGGCAGGTGGATGAAGCTGAAGAGGAAATTGAGCGCCTGGAAGGACTGCGCAAGAAGACTCTGCGGGAGTTGGAGGAGCAGCAGGAAGTGAATGAGCAGCTGCAAAGCCGAATCAAGACTCTGGAAAAGGACGTCTG GCGTAAGAACACACGTGTCAGGCCAAACTCCTCCTTGAAGGATGACGATCTGAGCTCAGATGGGGAGTTCGATGGCTCTTATGATCCAAGTTCAATCACATCGCTGCTGACAGACAGCAAGTTGCAGACCAGCTCCTGTTAG